The following proteins come from a genomic window of Micromonospora zamorensis:
- a CDS encoding Trm112 family protein, which produces MALDPQLLEILACPDTHHAPLTYDAEAQTLTCTECGRIFEVRDDVPVLLLDEARGGPGQPS; this is translated from the coding sequence ATGGCCCTGGATCCGCAGTTGCTCGAGATTCTCGCCTGTCCGGACACGCACCACGCCCCGCTCACCTACGACGCCGAGGCGCAGACGTTGACCTGCACGGAGTGCGGTCGCATCTTCGAGGTCCGCGACGACGTGCCGGTGCTGTTGCTGGACGAGGCGCGCGGCGGCCCCGGGCAGCCGTCGTGA
- a CDS encoding SIS domain-containing protein → MIDGTAGVSGRRDADEALLDNPEALAEHDPGGMLRHTASAGAQVRESAALAAEANLAVLADDGRPRAVVIAGIGTAGRTGDVLATVAGPRCPVPIIGHRSAGVPGWVGAADVVIAVSASGRSPEALGAAEAAHRRGARLVAVGAPDSQLQSIAEQARAPFIPVPRRAPARASLWALTVPVLLAARSLGLVKVNEADLAETAARLDADADRCRSAAESFVNPAKSLALALAGSIPIVWGSSPLATVAARRFGDTLSANARYPVVTGALGEAGRGRVGLLDGVFGGLAEGERDIFADPAEDDGEGTRLRLVLLRDGGLNAEDDTDEPFAVEERRADAVQTLAERRGVRCDVVTAEGGSALERLASLIAVPDFASIYLALAHGLDPMAVPAITEMKELSNQ, encoded by the coding sequence GTGATCGACGGTACGGCCGGGGTCAGCGGACGTCGCGATGCCGATGAAGCCCTGCTCGACAACCCGGAGGCGCTGGCCGAGCACGACCCGGGCGGCATGCTCCGGCACACGGCGTCGGCCGGTGCGCAGGTCCGCGAGAGCGCCGCACTGGCTGCCGAGGCGAACCTGGCGGTGCTCGCCGACGACGGGCGGCCCCGAGCCGTGGTCATCGCCGGCATCGGCACGGCGGGGCGTACCGGAGACGTGCTGGCCACGGTCGCCGGGCCGCGCTGCCCGGTCCCGATCATCGGGCACCGCAGTGCCGGCGTACCCGGTTGGGTGGGCGCGGCCGACGTGGTGATCGCGGTGAGCGCGTCCGGTCGTAGCCCGGAGGCGCTCGGCGCGGCCGAGGCGGCGCACCGGCGTGGTGCCCGGCTGGTCGCCGTGGGTGCCCCCGACTCGCAGTTGCAGTCGATCGCCGAGCAGGCCCGGGCGCCGTTCATTCCGGTGCCCCGGCGTGCTCCGGCCCGGGCCAGCCTCTGGGCGCTCACCGTGCCGGTGCTGCTCGCGGCCCGTTCCCTCGGGCTCGTGAAGGTCAACGAGGCGGACCTGGCGGAGACCGCGGCCCGGCTCGACGCGGATGCCGACCGCTGCCGGTCCGCCGCCGAGTCCTTCGTCAACCCGGCGAAGTCGCTGGCCCTGGCCCTGGCCGGCTCGATCCCGATCGTCTGGGGCTCGTCCCCACTGGCCACCGTGGCCGCCCGCCGGTTCGGCGACACCCTGTCGGCCAACGCCCGCTACCCGGTGGTCACCGGGGCGCTCGGTGAGGCCGGTCGGGGTCGGGTCGGGCTGCTCGACGGCGTCTTCGGCGGTCTGGCCGAGGGGGAGCGGGACATCTTCGCCGACCCGGCCGAGGACGACGGCGAGGGCACCCGACTGCGGTTGGTGTTGTTGCGCGACGGCGGGCTCAACGCCGAGGACGACACCGACGAGCCCTTCGCCGTCGAGGAGCGCCGCGCGGACGCGGTGCAGACCCTCGCCGAGCGCCGTGGCGTGCGGTGCGACGTGGTGACCGCCGAGGGTGGCTCCGCGTTGGAGCGGCTGGCCTCGCTGATCGCGGTCCCGGATTTTGCCTCGATCTACCTTGCCCTGGCCCATGGGCTGGACCCGATGGCCGTGCCGGCCATCACCGAAATGAAGGAGCTGTCGAACCAGTGA
- a CDS encoding cation diffusion facilitator family transporter: MSANGGTKAIVAALLANVGIAITKFVAFLLTSSSSMLAESVHSVADSGNQALLLLGGKRAKRAATPEHPFGYGRERYIYAFIVSIVLFSIGGLFALYEAYHKWSDPHGITEWQWVPIVVLVAAIIMESFSFRTAIKESNHVRGNQSWVRFIRRAKAPELPVVLLEDFGALVGLVFALFGVTMTLITGNGEWDAAGTAMIGVLLVLIAIVLAIETKSLLLGEGAEASDVAAIERAVTEGPEVERIIHMKTLYLGPEELMVAAKIGVPACESAQDLARGINAVEARIRAAVPTARVIYLEPDIYSVAAAEAGTGTAADTAAPQPEAERSGG; this comes from the coding sequence ATGAGCGCCAACGGTGGGACGAAGGCGATTGTCGCCGCCCTGCTGGCAAACGTCGGCATCGCCATCACCAAGTTCGTCGCGTTCCTGCTGACCAGCTCGTCGTCGATGTTGGCCGAGTCGGTCCACTCGGTCGCCGACTCCGGCAACCAGGCACTGCTGCTGCTCGGCGGCAAGCGGGCCAAGCGGGCGGCCACCCCGGAGCACCCGTTCGGGTACGGCCGGGAGCGCTACATCTACGCGTTCATCGTGTCCATCGTGCTGTTCAGCATCGGTGGCCTGTTCGCCCTGTACGAGGCGTACCACAAGTGGTCGGATCCGCACGGGATCACCGAGTGGCAATGGGTGCCGATCGTCGTGCTGGTGGCGGCGATCATCATGGAGTCGTTCTCCTTCCGGACCGCCATCAAGGAGTCCAACCACGTCCGGGGCAACCAGTCCTGGGTGCGCTTCATCCGCCGGGCCAAGGCGCCCGAGCTGCCGGTGGTGCTGCTGGAGGACTTCGGCGCCCTGGTCGGTCTGGTGTTCGCGCTGTTCGGTGTGACCATGACGCTGATCACCGGCAACGGTGAGTGGGACGCCGCCGGCACCGCGATGATCGGCGTGCTGCTGGTGCTCATCGCCATCGTGCTGGCAATCGAGACGAAGAGTCTGCTGCTTGGTGAGGGTGCCGAGGCATCCGACGTCGCCGCCATCGAGCGCGCCGTCACCGAAGGCCCCGAGGTGGAGCGGATCATCCACATGAAGACGCTCTACCTGGGCCCGGAAGAGCTGATGGTGGCCGCGAAGATCGGCGTGCCGGCGTGCGAGAGCGCCCAGGACCTGGCCCGTGGCATCAACGCCGTGGAGGCGCGGATCCGCGCCGCGGTGCCGACCGCCCGGGTGATCTACCTGGAGCCGGACATCTACAGCGTCGCCGCCGCCGAAGCCGGCACCGGCACCGCTGCTGACACCGCCGCGCCGCAGCCAGAGGCCGAGCGGTCCGGGGGCTGA
- the manA gene encoding mannose-6-phosphate isomerase, class I encodes MEPLYGPIRDYAWGSRSAIALLQGRSVPSEGPEAELWLGAHPGAPASVVRSGLRVSLCDLVRDEPGQWLGQRVSERFGSRLPFLLKVLAADAPLSLQAHPDAEQARAGFAAQAGRPEGERNYSDPHHKPELLVALTPFEALCGFRDPAESAEALAAFGVPQLAPVVEALRAGPAGLKTAVRTLLGWPVEQRDELLGAVLASSADGPDADLVRRLAKAYPADPGALVALLLHHLRLVAGEGIWMPAGNLHAYLSGCGVEIMAASDNVLRGGLTPKRVDVDELLRVLRFEVLDDPVRAAQPVGPGVDCWPVPVDDFALHRVRVGAEVPSVTLTLPGPRVVLCGGGSITVDDGAGAVTLASGEAAIGTAAGEPLRVSGAGEAYVATSGLR; translated from the coding sequence GTGGAGCCACTGTACGGACCGATCCGCGACTACGCCTGGGGGTCTCGTTCGGCCATCGCTCTCCTCCAGGGGAGGTCGGTGCCCAGCGAGGGTCCGGAGGCGGAGCTGTGGTTGGGCGCCCACCCGGGCGCCCCGGCCAGCGTGGTCCGTTCCGGCCTCCGGGTGAGCCTCTGTGACCTGGTGCGGGACGAGCCGGGGCAGTGGCTCGGCCAGCGGGTGTCCGAGCGGTTCGGCAGTCGTCTGCCGTTCCTGCTCAAGGTCCTCGCGGCCGACGCTCCGCTGAGCCTCCAGGCTCATCCGGACGCCGAGCAGGCCCGGGCTGGCTTCGCGGCGCAGGCCGGGCGCCCCGAGGGGGAGCGCAACTACTCCGACCCGCACCACAAACCGGAGTTGCTGGTCGCGCTCACGCCGTTCGAGGCGCTGTGCGGTTTCCGGGACCCGGCGGAGTCGGCGGAGGCGCTCGCCGCGTTCGGCGTACCGCAGTTGGCGCCGGTGGTCGAGGCGTTGCGGGCCGGGCCGGCGGGGCTGAAGACGGCGGTCCGGACGCTGCTCGGCTGGCCGGTCGAGCAGCGCGACGAGTTGTTGGGCGCCGTGCTGGCGTCGTCGGCCGACGGCCCGGACGCGGACCTGGTCCGCCGGCTGGCCAAGGCATACCCGGCCGATCCGGGTGCACTGGTGGCACTGCTGCTGCACCACCTACGACTGGTCGCGGGCGAGGGGATCTGGATGCCGGCCGGCAACCTGCACGCCTACCTGAGCGGCTGCGGGGTGGAGATCATGGCGGCAAGCGACAACGTGCTGCGCGGTGGTCTGACCCCGAAGCGGGTGGACGTCGACGAGTTGCTGCGGGTGCTGCGTTTCGAGGTGCTCGACGATCCGGTGCGGGCCGCCCAGCCGGTGGGCCCGGGTGTGGATTGCTGGCCCGTGCCGGTGGACGACTTCGCGCTGCATCGGGTACGCGTCGGTGCGGAGGTGCCCTCGGTCACGCTGACGCTGCCCGGTCCCCGGGTGGTGCTTTGCGGTGGCGGTTCGATCACCGTGGACGATGGCGCCGGTGCGGTGACGCTCGCGTCCGGTGAGGCGGCGATCGGCACGGCGGCCGGCGAGCCGTTGCGGGTCAGCGGTGCCGGTGAGGCGTACGTGGCGACCTCTGGGTTGCGCTGA
- the ahcY gene encoding adenosylhomocysteinase, which yields MTSTLPASASGTPSEARPSTLAEGDFKVADLSLAEFGRKEIQLAEHEMPGLMSIRREFAEAQPLAGARITGSLHMTIQTAVLIETLVALGAQVRWASCNIFSTQDHAAAAIVVGPEGTPEAPAGVPVYAWKGETLPEYWWCTEQVLAWPDGQGPNMILDDGGDATLLVHKGAEFEKAGAVPPVESADSEEYGVILEVLHRSLGEDNQRWTRISAGIKGVTEETTTGVHRLYEMHRAGTLLFPAINVNDSVTKSKFDNKYGCRHSLIDGLNRATDVLIGGKMAVVMGYGDVGKGCAESLRGQGARVVVTEVDPICALQAAMDGYQVATLDDVVEQADIFITATGCFDVITNEHMARMKHQAIVGNIGHFDNEIDMAGLAKRSDVERVNIKPQVDLWRFADGHAIIVLSEGRLLNLGNATGHPSFVMSNSFANQTIAQIELFTKTEEYPIGVYVLPKHLDEKVARLHLGALGAKLSTLTKEQAAYLGVSTEGPFKPDHYRY from the coding sequence ATGACCAGCACCCTCCCGGCGTCCGCCAGCGGTACGCCGTCCGAGGCCCGGCCGAGCACGCTCGCCGAAGGCGACTTCAAGGTGGCGGATCTGTCGCTCGCCGAGTTCGGGCGTAAGGAGATTCAGCTCGCCGAGCACGAGATGCCCGGCCTGATGTCGATTCGCCGGGAGTTCGCCGAGGCGCAGCCCCTCGCCGGCGCGCGGATCACCGGCTCACTGCACATGACCATCCAGACCGCCGTCCTGATCGAGACGCTGGTCGCGCTCGGCGCGCAGGTGCGCTGGGCGTCCTGCAACATCTTCTCCACCCAGGACCACGCCGCCGCGGCGATCGTCGTCGGCCCGGAGGGCACCCCAGAGGCTCCGGCGGGCGTGCCGGTGTACGCGTGGAAGGGCGAGACCCTCCCGGAATACTGGTGGTGCACCGAGCAGGTGCTCGCCTGGCCGGACGGGCAGGGCCCGAACATGATCCTCGACGACGGCGGCGACGCCACCCTGCTCGTGCACAAGGGTGCGGAGTTCGAGAAGGCCGGGGCGGTTCCGCCGGTCGAGTCCGCCGACTCCGAGGAGTACGGCGTCATCCTCGAGGTGCTGCACCGCTCGCTCGGCGAGGACAACCAGCGCTGGACCCGGATCTCCGCCGGCATCAAGGGCGTGACCGAGGAGACCACCACGGGCGTGCACCGGCTCTACGAGATGCACCGCGCGGGCACCCTGCTCTTCCCGGCCATCAACGTCAACGACTCGGTGACCAAGAGCAAGTTCGACAACAAGTACGGCTGCCGGCACTCGCTGATCGACGGCCTCAACCGGGCCACCGACGTGCTGATCGGCGGCAAGATGGCCGTGGTGATGGGCTACGGCGACGTGGGCAAGGGGTGTGCCGAGTCGCTGCGCGGCCAGGGCGCCCGGGTCGTGGTGACCGAGGTCGACCCGATCTGCGCGTTGCAGGCCGCGATGGACGGCTACCAGGTCGCCACCCTGGACGACGTGGTCGAGCAGGCGGACATCTTCATCACCGCGACCGGCTGCTTCGACGTCATCACCAACGAGCACATGGCCCGGATGAAGCACCAGGCCATCGTCGGCAACATCGGCCACTTCGACAACGAGATCGACATGGCCGGTCTGGCCAAGCGTTCCGACGTCGAGCGGGTCAACATCAAGCCGCAGGTCGACCTGTGGCGCTTCGCCGACGGGCACGCGATCATCGTGCTCTCCGAGGGCCGCCTGCTGAACCTGGGCAACGCCACCGGTCACCCGAGCTTCGTGATGTCGAACTCGTTCGCGAACCAGACGATCGCCCAGATCGAGCTGTTCACCAAGACCGAGGAATACCCGATCGGCGTCTACGTGCTGCCCAAGCACCTGGACGAGAAGGTGGCCCGGCTGCACCTGGGCGCGCTCGGCGCCAAGCTGAGCACGCTCACCAAGGAGCAGGCCGCGTACCTGGGTGTCTCCACGGAGGGTCCGTTCAAGCCGGATCACTACCGCTACTGA
- the efeU gene encoding iron uptake transporter permease EfeU, whose protein sequence is MFATYLIGLREGLEATLVVSILVAFLVKSQRRDRLPQVWAGVGLAVVLSVLFGWLIEYTSTSLLARSEDRELFEAITSVAAVVFVTWMIFWMRRAARTIAGELRGKLTEALAVGSLAVAGMAFLAVIREGLETALIFYSAAQGAAGDSRPLLALIGGIVTAVVLGVLLYASALRINLSKFFTWTGALLILVAAGILKYGVHDFQEAGVLPGLNDLAFDITSTLDPSTWYAALLAGMFNVTPAPTVLETIAWVGYAVPVLLLFLRPARRTPAPAATTTVTERGADTGTEAEAEAASTPQRA, encoded by the coding sequence ATGTTCGCCACCTACCTGATCGGCCTTCGGGAAGGCCTGGAGGCCACCCTGGTGGTCAGCATTTTGGTCGCCTTCCTGGTGAAGTCGCAGCGTCGGGACCGGTTGCCCCAGGTCTGGGCGGGCGTCGGTCTGGCCGTCGTGCTCTCGGTGCTCTTCGGCTGGCTGATCGAGTACACGTCGACCTCGCTGCTGGCCCGTTCCGAGGACCGGGAGCTGTTCGAGGCGATCACCTCCGTCGCCGCCGTCGTCTTCGTCACCTGGATGATCTTCTGGATGCGCCGGGCTGCCCGGACCATCGCCGGCGAGCTGCGGGGCAAGCTCACCGAGGCGCTGGCCGTCGGGTCCCTCGCGGTCGCCGGCATGGCCTTCCTCGCGGTGATCCGCGAGGGCCTGGAGACGGCACTGATCTTCTACTCGGCCGCCCAGGGCGCGGCCGGCGACAGTCGACCGCTGCTCGCGTTGATCGGCGGCATCGTCACCGCCGTGGTGCTCGGCGTGCTGCTCTACGCCAGCGCCCTGCGGATCAACCTCAGCAAGTTCTTCACCTGGACCGGTGCGCTGCTGATCCTGGTCGCCGCCGGCATCCTCAAGTACGGCGTGCACGACTTCCAGGAGGCCGGCGTCCTGCCCGGCCTGAACGACCTGGCCTTCGACATCACCAGCACGCTCGACCCGAGCACCTGGTACGCCGCCCTGCTCGCCGGCATGTTCAACGTGACTCCCGCGCCCACCGTGCTGGAGACCATCGCCTGGGTCGGGTACGCCGTACCGGTCCTCCTGCTCTTCCTGCGGCCTGCCCGGCGTACGCCGGCACCCGCCGCGACCACCACCGTCACCGAGCGCGGGGCCGACACCGGCACCGAGGCCGAGGCCGAGGCGGCGTCCACGCCGCAGCGTGCCTGA
- the efeO gene encoding iron uptake system protein EfeO has product MRTTQFFALAAAGVLATAGLAACSDSDKGDSAATGGPIVVKASDTACEVGTTDLGAGTATFKITNSGAKVTEFYVYAEGDRVLGEVENIAPGLSRELHVELPAGTYQTACKPGMSGKGIRGALKVSGSAQPLTADAALGDATENYQRYVKSQTTALLDKTEEFVGAVKAGDVVRSKALYPVARTYWERIEPVAEIFGDLDPKIDGREEVIEEGMEFTGFHRIEKDLWQSGDISKDGPIADRLLVDVKEIVAKANAEKLSPLQLANGAKELLDEVASGKITGEEDRYSHTDLWDFAANLEGSKAAVSALRPALQQRAPELVTQLDTEFANVEALLGKHRDGDGWKLHTALSKAELKELSDGINALAEPISKVAAAVAK; this is encoded by the coding sequence ATGCGTACCACCCAGTTCTTCGCGCTGGCCGCCGCCGGCGTGCTGGCGACGGCCGGTCTGGCCGCCTGCTCCGACTCCGACAAGGGTGACTCGGCCGCGACCGGCGGACCGATCGTGGTCAAGGCCAGCGACACCGCCTGCGAGGTCGGCACTACCGATCTGGGCGCCGGCACCGCCACCTTCAAGATCACCAACTCCGGCGCGAAGGTGACCGAGTTCTACGTGTACGCCGAGGGCGACCGCGTGCTCGGCGAGGTGGAGAACATCGCCCCCGGGCTCAGCCGTGAGCTGCACGTGGAGCTGCCGGCCGGCACGTACCAGACGGCCTGCAAGCCCGGGATGAGCGGCAAGGGCATCCGGGGCGCGCTCAAGGTCAGCGGGTCGGCGCAGCCGCTCACCGCCGACGCCGCGCTGGGTGACGCCACCGAGAACTACCAGCGCTACGTCAAGAGCCAGACCACCGCGCTCCTCGACAAGACCGAGGAGTTCGTCGGCGCGGTCAAGGCCGGCGACGTCGTCAGGTCCAAGGCGCTCTACCCGGTCGCCCGCACCTACTGGGAGCGGATCGAGCCGGTGGCCGAGATCTTCGGTGACCTCGACCCCAAGATCGACGGCCGCGAGGAGGTCATCGAGGAGGGGATGGAGTTCACCGGCTTCCACCGGATCGAGAAGGACCTCTGGCAGTCCGGCGACATCAGCAAGGACGGCCCGATCGCCGACCGGCTGCTGGTCGACGTCAAGGAGATCGTGGCCAAGGCCAACGCCGAGAAGCTCTCCCCGCTCCAGCTCGCCAACGGCGCGAAGGAACTGCTCGACGAGGTGGCCAGCGGAAAGATCACCGGCGAGGAGGACCGCTACTCGCACACCGACCTGTGGGACTTCGCCGCCAACCTGGAGGGTTCGAAGGCCGCCGTGTCCGCCCTCCGCCCGGCGCTCCAGCAGCGCGCACCGGAGCTGGTCACGCAGCTGGACACCGAGTTCGCCAACGTGGAGGCGCTGCTCGGCAAGCACCGCGACGGCGACGGGTGGAAGCTGCACACCGCGTTGAGCAAGGCCGAGCTCAAGGAGCTCTCCGACGGGATCAACGCGCTCGCCGAGCCGATCAGCAAGGTCGCCGCGGCCGTCGCGAAGTGA
- the efeB gene encoding iron uptake transporter deferrochelatase/peroxidase subunit has protein sequence MSGSRFTRRRAITLAGAGVAGVAGVAAGAGALLNGSHGPAAASDHPAGAVPFHGEHQAGIVTPAQDRLHFVAFDVITKDRARLIELLEEWTAAAARMTAGRDAGILGAVGGMPEAPPDDTGEALGLPPSQLTLTIGFGPTLFRDSDGRDRFGIADRRPAALAELPKFPGDALQPQLSGGDLCVQACANDPQVAVHAIRNLARLGMGVVSVRWSQLGFGRTSSTSRDQATARNLFGFKDGTANLKAEDTDLLRDQLWVQPGDGPDWMAGGSYLVTRKIRMLVETWDRTSLAEQEEIVGRSKGSGAPLGRADEFDEPDFAARGTDGKPVIAEHAHVTLAHPSRNSGAQLLRRGYNFVDGSDGLGRLDAGLFFIAYQRDPRRQFVPIQTQLARHDVMNEYLRHVSSGVFACPPGVRDGGDHWGRALFG, from the coding sequence ATGAGCGGAAGCAGGTTCACCCGACGCCGGGCGATCACCCTGGCCGGCGCCGGGGTGGCGGGGGTCGCCGGAGTGGCGGCCGGCGCGGGGGCACTGCTGAACGGCTCCCATGGCCCGGCCGCGGCGAGCGACCACCCGGCCGGGGCGGTGCCGTTCCACGGTGAGCACCAGGCCGGCATCGTCACCCCGGCACAGGACCGGCTGCACTTCGTCGCCTTCGACGTGATCACCAAGGACCGGGCCCGGCTGATCGAGTTGCTCGAGGAATGGACGGCCGCCGCCGCCCGGATGACCGCGGGGCGGGACGCCGGGATCCTCGGCGCGGTCGGCGGGATGCCGGAGGCCCCGCCGGACGACACCGGCGAGGCGCTCGGGCTGCCCCCCTCGCAGCTCACCCTGACGATCGGCTTCGGGCCGACGCTGTTTCGCGACTCCGACGGCCGGGACCGTTTCGGCATCGCCGACCGGCGGCCCGCGGCCCTGGCCGAGCTGCCGAAGTTCCCGGGTGACGCGTTGCAGCCGCAGCTCTCCGGTGGCGACCTCTGCGTACAGGCGTGCGCCAACGATCCGCAGGTGGCGGTGCACGCAATCCGTAACCTGGCTCGGCTCGGCATGGGCGTGGTGAGCGTCCGCTGGTCGCAGCTCGGCTTCGGGCGTACCTCGTCGACCTCCCGCGACCAGGCCACCGCGCGCAACCTGTTCGGCTTCAAGGACGGCACGGCCAACCTCAAGGCCGAGGACACCGACCTGCTGCGCGACCAGTTGTGGGTGCAGCCGGGCGACGGGCCGGACTGGATGGCCGGGGGCTCGTACCTGGTCACCCGCAAGATCCGGATGCTCGTGGAGACCTGGGACCGCACCTCCCTCGCCGAGCAGGAGGAGATCGTCGGCCGGAGCAAGGGCAGCGGTGCCCCACTCGGTCGGGCCGACGAGTTCGACGAGCCGGACTTCGCGGCGCGCGGCACGGACGGCAAGCCGGTGATCGCCGAGCATGCCCACGTCACGCTGGCCCACCCGAGCCGGAACAGCGGCGCCCAGTTGCTCCGCCGGGGCTACAACTTCGTCGACGGCTCGGACGGCCTCGGCCGGCTCGACGCGGGCCTCTTCTTCATCGCCTACCAGCGCGATCCGCGCCGCCAGTTCGTGCCGATCCAGACCCAGTTGGCCCGGCACGACGTGATGAACGAATACCTGCGGCACGTCTCCAGCGGTGTGTTCGCCTGCCCACCCGGGGTACGCGACGGCGGCGACCACTGGGGGCGCGCCCTCTTCGGGTGA
- the mtrA gene encoding MtrAB system response regulator MtrA — MRARVLVVDDDPALAEMLGIVLRSEGFLPSFVADGERALAAFRDSRPDIVLLDLMLPGMSGIDVARSIRAESGVPIVMLTAKSDTVDVVLGLESGADDYVVKPFKPKELVARMRARLRRGEDVAPEMLTIGPPDNQITIDVPAHTVSRNDEEVKLTPLEFDLLVALARKPRQVFTREVLLEQVWGYRHAADTRLVNVHVQRLRAKIEPDPERPEIILTVRGVGYKAGTG; from the coding sequence ATGAGAGCCCGCGTACTGGTGGTCGACGACGACCCCGCGCTCGCCGAGATGCTCGGCATCGTGCTGCGTAGTGAGGGCTTCCTGCCCTCGTTCGTAGCGGACGGCGAGCGGGCGTTGGCCGCATTTCGTGACAGTCGTCCCGATATCGTGCTGCTTGACCTGATGCTTCCCGGTATGAGCGGTATCGACGTCGCCCGGTCCATCCGGGCGGAGTCCGGCGTGCCGATTGTCATGCTGACCGCGAAGAGCGACACCGTGGATGTGGTGCTGGGCCTGGAGTCCGGTGCCGACGACTACGTGGTCAAGCCGTTCAAGCCCAAGGAGCTGGTCGCCCGGATGCGGGCCCGACTGCGCCGAGGCGAGGACGTGGCCCCCGAGATGCTGACCATCGGGCCGCCCGACAACCAGATCACCATCGACGTGCCCGCGCACACCGTCAGTCGTAACGACGAGGAGGTGAAGCTGACTCCGCTGGAGTTCGACCTGCTGGTCGCGCTCGCCCGCAAGCCACGTCAGGTCTTCACCCGTGAGGTGCTGCTGGAGCAGGTCTGGGGTTACCGGCACGCGGCCGACACCCGCCTGGTCAACGTGCACGTCCAGCGGTTGCGGGCCAAGATCGAGCCGGACCCGGAGCGACCGGAAATCATCCTCACCGTGCGGGGCGTGGGTTACAAGGCGGGGACCGGATAG